Proteins encoded together in one Benincasa hispida cultivar B227 chromosome 1, ASM972705v1, whole genome shotgun sequence window:
- the LOC120083028 gene encoding uncharacterized protein LOC120083028, translated as MDGGRSPACDTNDIHLQISETCSGNTTMFEPRASITMRESSNVDFASPTKPTDRAPEKKLTLFALRLAVLEKAATGLGTLGFIWATVVLLGGFAITLDKTDFWFITIILLIEGTRIFSRSHELEWQHQATWSIADAGLNSFRALRTSSHVLVGKIKATFKSVLVLGKQSRGPEIRGISNTNNRGMSEQSRMPTRQWSTSDVPLLPYAQWVFLSKNISKLLYWLQLISATACVVLSLLKLIKHNYGNIAKGDTDKRNRRAALSIFYGLALAEALLFLIEKAYWEWKVIFRKLLEKVNKECELGPMGMVSTKRFFYDAYSRCVNGSIFDGLKMDMVSFAMELLDSSFPDEQLIGVRILRQFSMNQRFSDDTLEKIGMNFSVIERLVEMLNWKDPQEEEIRLSAAEILSKLAGKKQNSLRVAGIPGAMESISSLLHNSRSSHVSADEISEKKIIHDRANYAFWTFNHLGLVILKKLARDHDNCGKIGNTRGLLPKIIDFTHAEERLLKDERVAPSQIQTVKRSLQVVKMLASTTGTTGKFLRNEIAEIVFTIGNIRDVLRYGDKHPSLQKLGIEILTSLALDEDATESIGGTGGVLKELFRIFFNKEMGEIHNRARIAAGEALAMLALDSKSNCNRILKLEVQEKLVTTLEIPLLRVNAARILRNLCVYSGAEGFNKLRGVAAAASTVIQAIKSEDQKLQEVMIGLAAQILKFTTSHEAAITFERAGTTQAELAATLVQILKKHENPPTKTPQIRRFVIEMAIWMMRENTENIHFFEELGMAKELEAVLETTSELESFNIFSGTVGLSRHRITMHSLAEIALGLLER; from the exons ATGGATGGTGGGAGATCTCCGGCATGTGATACGAACGACATTCATTTGCAGATATCAGAAACTTGCAGTGGGAACACCACCATGTTTGAGCCGAGGGCCAGTATCACAATGAGAGAAAGTAGTAATGTGGATTTTGCATCACCAACAAAACCTACAGACCGTGCACCAGAGAAGAAGTTGACGCTCTTTGCTCTCCGGTTGGCTGTACTTGAGAAAGCGGCAACAGGGCTGGGAACTCTTGGGTTCATCTGGGCAACTGTGGTTCTTCTTGGTGGTTTTGCTATAACATTAGATAAAACCGACTTTTGGTTCATCACTATTATTCTGTTGATTGAAGGAACTCGAATATTCAGCCGGAGTCACGAGCTAGAATGGCAGCACCAAGCAACATGGTCAATTGCTGATGCTGGTTTAAACAGCTTTCGGGCATTGAGGACCAGCTCCCATGTTCTGGTTGGGAAGATCAAAGCAACTTTCAAGTCAGTTCTTGTGTTGGGAAAGCAAAGTCGAGGCCCAGAAATACGAGGGATTTCAAACACTAACAACCGAGGAATGTCGGAGCAGTCGAGGATGCCAACTCGACAATGGAGCACATCAGATGTTCCTCTTTTGCCATATGCTCAATGGGTCTTCCTGTCAAAGAACATCAGTAAACTTCTCTATTGGCTTCAACTTATATCTGCAACAGCTTGTGTGGTGCTCTCGCTATTGAAATTGATCAAGCACAACTATGGCAACATAGCAAAGGGAGACACGGACAAGAGGAACAGGCGTGCGGCTCTCAGCATCTTCTATGGCTTGGCGTTGGCAGAAGCTTTGttgtttttaatagaaaaagcATACTGGGAATGGAAGGTTATCTTCCGGAAGTTATTGGAAAAGGTGAATAAAGAATGTGAATTGGGGCCTATGGGTATGGTCTCAACAAAAAGATTCTTTTACGATGCATATTCAAGATGTGTCAATGGAAGCATTTTCGATGGTCTGAAAATGGATATGGTCTCTTTTGCAATGGAGCTCTTAGATTCAAGTTTTCCTGATGAGCAGCTCATTGGAGTGAGAATTCTTCGGCAGTTTTCAATGAATCAGAGATTTTCTGATGACACACTTGAAAAAATAGGGATGAATTTTTCTGTTATAGAAAGATTAGTGGAGATGTTGAACTGGAAAGACCCACAAGAAGAAGAGATCAGACTTTCAGCTGCTGAAATACTGTCAAAACTAGCAGGAAAAAAACAGAACTCGCTAAGAGTTGCTGGAATACCTGGCGCCATGGAGTCAATATCATCTTTACTCCACAACAGTCGAAGCTCCCATGTTTCTGCAGATGAAATAAGTGAAAAGAAGATCATCCACGACCGTGCAAACTATGCATTCTGGACATTCAATCACTTGggactcgtcattctgaaaaaaCTTGCACGAGATCATGACAACTGTGGTAAGATTGGAAACACAAGAGGCCTCCTGCCAAAAATCATAGATTTCACTCACGCAGAAGAAAGATTACTGAAAGACGAGCGTGTTGCACCATCACAGATTCAAACAGTCAAAAGATCACTGCAAGTGGTGAAGATGCTGGCAAGCACGACAGGCACAACAGGAAAATTTCTCCGGAATGAGATTGCTGAGATAGTTTTTACAATTGGCAACATCAGGGATGTACTGCGATATGGCGATAAGCATCCATCGCTTCAGAAACTGGGCATTGAAATCTTAACCAGTTTGGCGCTGGATGAGGATGCAACAGAGAGCATTGGTGGTACCGGTGGCGTTTTAAAGGAACTGTTCAGAATTTTCTTCAACAAAGAGATGGGGGAGATTCATAATCGTGCAAGGATAGCTGCTGGAGAAGCACTGGCAATGCTTGCATTGGATAGCAAAAGCAACTGTAATCGCATTCTGAAGCTGGAGGTGCAGGAAAAGCTGGTAACAACTTTGGAGATTCCATTGCTTCGAGTGAATGCTGCAAGAATATTGAGAAATCTGTGCGTTTACAGTGGTGCAGAAGGTTTTAACAAGCTCAGGGGAGTTGCAGCTGCAGCTTCAACG GTAATTCAGGCAATCAAATCAGAAGATCAAAAACTACAGGAAGTAATGATCGGACTAGCAGCCCAAATTCTAAAATTCACAACATCCCACGAAGCCGCCATCACATTCGAGAGGGCCGGCACGACGCAGGCCGAATTGGCCGCGACATTGGTCCAGATTCTAAAGAAGCACGAAAATCCACCAACTAAAACACCGCAGATTCGGCGGTTTGTAATAGAAATGGCGATTTGGATGATGAGGGAAAACACAGAGAACATACATTTCTTCGAGGAATTAGGGATGGCGAAGGAGCTGGAGGCTGTCTTGGAGACCACTTCGGAGCTTGAAAGCTTCAATATCTTCTCCGGCACTGTCGGGCTGAGCCGCCACCGCATCACGATGCATTCGCTCGCTGAAATCGCATTGGGTCTCTTGGAAAGATGA